The Primulina eburnea isolate SZY01 chromosome 8, ASM2296580v1, whole genome shotgun sequence genome contains a region encoding:
- the LOC140838033 gene encoding uncharacterized protein, which translates to MATDPPKPPRKITPAFSPRRGRVKAQIFGSLAAEMSSLASRTGKVFSRLKRGGDGATSTTASSSVSASAATTPPPSAYVSDGDPDNA; encoded by the coding sequence ATGGCAACCGATCCTCCAAAACCTCCAAGGAAAATCACCCCCGCCTTCTCTCCAAGACGGGGCCGCGTCAAGGCTCAAATTTTTGGGAGCCTCGCCGCAGAAATGTCCTCCCTTGCTTCAAGAACTGGAAAGGTCTTCTCCAGACTCAAGCGCGGTGGAGACGGCGCCACCTCCACCACCGCTTCCTCCTCCGTCTCCGCTTCCGCCGCCACCACTCCGCCGCCGAGCGCATACGTTTCAGATGGTGACCCTGATAACGCATGA
- the LOC140839961 gene encoding CASP-like protein 5A2 isoform X2: MNLSQGAVHPVEAPQPQTEGAANVPHHRARMKDLQGMPGTVGGLVLRVSQLLSAVVALSVMATTSDFSSASAFCYLVAAVGLQSTWIFVLAIVDAYALLAGRRLQNSRILSLFAVGDGGSCIQDRFIAEMSDNFVRHICFSLCICWSHCSNQQRPWGLS, translated from the exons ATGAATCTCAGCCAGGGGGCGGTGCACCCTGTGGAGGCGCCGCAGCCGCAGACGGAGGGTGCAGCTAACGTGCCTCATCACCGTGCGAGGATGAAGGATCTCCAAGGCATGCCGGGGACAGTGGGGGGCCTTGTTTTGCGTGTTTCTCAGCTTTTGTCTGCAGTTGTAGCACTTTCGGTCATGGCCACTACGAGTGACTTCTCTTCTGCCTCGGCGTTCTG CTACCTCGTTGCTGCTGTTGGTTTGCAGAGCACGTGGATCTTTGTATTAGCAATTGTTGATGCCTATGCACTTCTTGCTGGACGCCGATTACAGAATTCCCGAATTTTGAGTTTATTTGCAGTTGGAGATGGT GGGAGTTGCATTCAGGATAGATTTATAGCTGAGATGTCAG ATAACTTCGTCCGTCACATTTGCTTCAGCCTGTGCATCTGCTGGAGTCACTGTTCTAATCAGCAACGACCTTGGGGCCTGTCGTAA
- the LOC140839961 gene encoding CASP-like protein 5A2 isoform X1, whose amino-acid sequence MNLSQGAVHPVEAPQPQTEGAANVPHHRARMKDLQGMPGTVGGLVLRVSQLLSAVVALSVMATTSDFSSASAFCYLVAAVGLQSTWIFVLAIVDAYALLAGRRLQNSRILSLFAVGDGITSSVTFASACASAGVTVLISNDLGACRKNHCAEFETATAMAFLSWFGALPSFLLNFWSLASK is encoded by the exons ATGAATCTCAGCCAGGGGGCGGTGCACCCTGTGGAGGCGCCGCAGCCGCAGACGGAGGGTGCAGCTAACGTGCCTCATCACCGTGCGAGGATGAAGGATCTCCAAGGCATGCCGGGGACAGTGGGGGGCCTTGTTTTGCGTGTTTCTCAGCTTTTGTCTGCAGTTGTAGCACTTTCGGTCATGGCCACTACGAGTGACTTCTCTTCTGCCTCGGCGTTCTG CTACCTCGTTGCTGCTGTTGGTTTGCAGAGCACGTGGATCTTTGTATTAGCAATTGTTGATGCCTATGCACTTCTTGCTGGACGCCGATTACAGAATTCCCGAATTTTGAGTTTATTTGCAGTTGGAGATGGT ATAACTTCGTCCGTCACATTTGCTTCAGCCTGTGCATCTGCTGGAGTCACTGTTCTAATCAGCAACGACCTTGGGGCCTGTCGTAAGAATCATTGTGCAGAATTTGAAACTGCTACAGCTATGGCATTCCTTAGCTGGTTTGGTGCATTACCGTCTTTTTTGTTAAATTTCTGGTCGTTAGCATCAAAATGA
- the LOC140839960 gene encoding homeobox-leucine zipper protein REVOLUTA-like isoform X1 encodes MAMVAQQHSSSSINKNLDSGKYARYTAEQVEALERLYLECPKPSSLRRQQLIRECPILSNIEPKQIKVWFQNRRCREKQRKESTGLQSVNRKLSAMNKLLMEENDRLQKQVSQLVSENGHMRHQLQSSSMVTTDASSESAGDKPQHPLKDANNPAGLLSIAEDTLAEFLSKATGTAVDWVQMPGMKPGPDSVGIFAISRNCSGVAARACGLVNLEPIKIMEILKDRPSWLRDCRGLEVFTVFPAGNGGTIELLYTQTYSLTTLAPARDFWTLRYTTTLENGSLVVCERSLSGTGASPNASVASQFVRAEMLPSGYLIRPCEGGGSIIHIVDHLDLKAWSVPEVLRPLYESSKVLAQKMTIAALKYIRQIAQETSGGEAMVSLGRQPAVLRTFSQRLSRGFNDAINMFNEDGWSFLNGDGAEDVVVAICQSKNLNSDSNTLSFTGGVLCVKASMLLQNVPPAVLVRFLREHRSEWADFNMDAYTAASLKASTYAYPGMRPTRFNGSQIIMPLGHTIEQEEMLEVVRLEGHSFTHEDAFLSRDIHLLQICSGVDENAVGACSELVFALIDEMFPDDASLLPSGFRIIPLDPKPDASTSHKTLNLTSNLGVGPATSRVAENAASSYNARSVLTIAFQFPFESNLQVNVANMARQYLRSVISSVQRVAMAISPSGLSPTVRPKLSSSSPEALALACWICQSYRYYVGADLLKEDSINRESVLKTLWLHQDAILCCSLKQALPVFIFANQAGLDMLETTLVALQDVTLDKIFNDSGRQALFSEFSKITQQGYAYLPAGICMSTMGRHASFDQAIIWKVVEEEENNVHCLALSFVNWSFM; translated from the exons ATGGCTATGGTGGCGCAACAACATAGCAGCAGCAGCATAAATAAGAATCTTGATTCAGGGAAGTATGCGCGGTACACGGCGGAGCAAGTGGAAGCCTTGGAGAGACTATATTTGGAGTGCCCCAAACCCAGCTCTCTACGCAGGCAGCAGCTGATTCGAGAATGCCCCATTCTTTCAAATATCGAGCCTAAGCAGATTAAAGTGTGGTTCCAAAACCGCAG GTGCCGAGAAAAACAGAGAAAAGAATCCACTGGACTTCAGAGTGTGAACAGAAAATTGAGTGCTATGAACAAGCTTTTGATGGAGGAAAATGATCGCCTCCAGAAGCAGGTGTCGCAGTTAGTATCCGAGAATGGGCATATGCGACATCAATTGCAAAGT TCATCCATGGTGACCACAGATGCAAGTTCTGAGTCCGCTGGTGATAAACCCCAGCATCCTCTCAAAGATGCTAATAACCCTGCTGG ACTCCTTTCTATTGCGGAAGACACCTTGGCAGAGTTCCTTTCAAAGGCTACTGGAACTGCTGTCGATTGGGTTCAGATGCCTGGGATGAAG CCTGGTCCGGATTCAGTTGGGATCTTTGCCATTTCACGTAATTGTAGTGGAGTGGCTGCTCGAGCCTGTGGTCTTGTCAATTTAGAACCTATAAAG ATTATGGAGATCCTTAAAGATCGTCCATCTTGGTTACGAGATTGTCGAGGGCTTGAGGTTTTTACGGTGTTTCCTGCAGGAAATGGAGGAACCATTGAGCTCTTGTATACACAG ACCTATTCTCTGACTACTCTAGCTCCGGCTCGTGATTTTTGGACTCTTAGATACACAACCACATTGGAAAATGGCAGTCTTGTG GTATGTGAGAGGTCACTTTCTGGAACTGGGGCTTCTCCTAACGCATCTGTTGCATCACAGTTTGTAAGAGCTGAAATGCTTCCATCTGGATATTTGATCCGGCCATGTGAAGGTGGAGGATCGATCATTCACATTGTAGATCACCTTGATCTAAAG GCATGGAGTGTGCCTGAGGTGCTCCGACCTCTTTATGAATCATCTAAAGTTCTAGCTCAGAAAATGACAATTGCG GCATTGAAGTATATTCGGCAGATAGCCCAGGAGACAAGTGGTGGTGAGGCTATGGTTAGTCTTGGGAGGCAACCAGCTGTTCTCCGCACTTTCAGCCAGAGGTTAAGCAG AGGCTTTAATGATGCGATTAATATGTTCAATGAAGATGGTTGGTCGTTTTTAAACGGTGACGGTGCTGAAGATGTAGTGGTTGCAATATGTCAGTCCAAAAATCTGAACAGCGATTCGAATACTCTTTCTTTTACCGGAGGCGTTCTTTGTGTAAAAGCATCTATGCTACTTCAG AATGTCCCACCTGCAGTTCTGGTTCGGTTTTTGAGGGAGCACCGGTCAGAATGGGCAGACTTTAACATGGACGCCTATACTGCTGCCTCTTTGAAAGCAAGCACATACGCATATCCAGGAATGAGGCCTACACGATTCAATGGAAGCCAAATAATCATGCCACTTGGTCACACAATTGAACAGGAAGAG ATGCTTGAAGTTGTTCGATTGGAAGGACACTCCTTTACCCATGAAGATGCATTTTTGTCCAGGGATATTCATCTTCTTCAG ATATGCAGTGGAGTTGATGAGAATGCAGTGGGAGCCTGCTCTGAGCTCGTTTTTGCTCTGATTGATGAGATGTTTCCGGATGATGCATCATTGTTGCCTTCTGGTTTTCGCATAATTCCACTCGATCCAAAACCA GATGCATCGACTTCTCACAAAACTCTCAATTTGACTTCTAATCTCGGTGTTGGACCTGCTACAAGCCGTGTTGCCGAAAATGCTGCATCATCGTACAATGCACGGTCAGTGTTGACCATTGCTTTCCAATTCCCATTCGAGAGCAATTTGCAGGTCAATGTTGCAAATATGGCACGCCAATACCTTCGCAGCGTGATTTCGTCTGTGCAGAGGGTTGCCATGGCCATATCTCCATCAGGATTGAGTCCTACAGTCAGGCCAAAGCTATCTTCTAGCTCTCCTGAAGCTCTAGCACTTGCCTGTTGGATCTGCCAGAGCTATAG GTACTATGTAGGGGCCGATTTGTTGAAAGAGGACTCCATTAATCGTGAATCAGTACTAAAGACACTTTGGCTTCACCAAGATGCCATTTTATGTTGCTCATTGAAG CAGGCTCTTCCAGTGTTTATATTTGCTAACCAGGCAGGACTAGACATGCTGGAGACCACTCTGGTTGCTTTGCAAGATGTCACACTGGACAAGATCTTCAATGACTCTGGTCGCCAGGCATTGTTTTCCGAATTTTCTAAGATTACGCAACAG GGATACGCATACTTGCCTGCTGGTATCTGCATGTCGACTATGGGACGTCATGCATCGTTTGATCAAGCAATCATATGGAAAGTTGTCGAGGAAGAAGAAAACAATGTTCACTGCCTAGCTCTCTCTTTCGTGAATTGGTCCTTCATGTGA
- the LOC140839960 gene encoding homeobox-leucine zipper protein REVOLUTA-like isoform X2 — translation MAMVAQQHSSSSINKNLDSGKYARYTAEQVEALERLYLECPKPSSLRRQQLIRECPILSNIEPKQIKVWFQNRRCREKQRKESTGLQSVNRKLSAMNKLLMEENDRLQKQVSQLVSENGHMRHQLQSSSMVTTDASSESAGDKPQHPLKDANNPAGLLSIAEDTLAEFLSKATGTAVDWVQMPGMKPGPDSVGIFAISRNCSGVAARACGLVNLEPIKIMEILKDRPSWLRDCRGLEVFTVFPAGNGGTIELLYTQTYSLTTLAPARDFWTLRYTTTLENGSLVVCERSLSGTGASPNASVASQFVRAEMLPSGYLIRPCEGGGSIIHIVDHLDLKAWSVPEVLRPLYESSKVLAQKMTIAALKYIRQIAQETSGGEAMVSLGRQPAVLRTFSQRLSRGFNDAINMFNEDGWSFLNGDGAEDVVVAICQSKNLNSDSNTLSFTGGVLCVKASMLLQNVPPAVLVRFLREHRSEWADFNMDAYTAASLKASTYAYPGMRPTRFNGSQIIMPLGHTIEQEEMLEVVRLEGHSFTHEDAFLSRDIHLLQICSGVDENAVGACSELVFALIDEMFPDDASLLPSGFRIIPLDPKPDASTSHKTLNLTSNLGVGPATSRVAENAASSYNARSVLTIAFQFPFESNLQVNVANMARQYLRSVISSVQRVAMAISPSGLSPTVRPKLSSSSPEALALACWICQSYRYYVGADLLKEDSINRESVLKTLWLHQDAILCCSLKALPVFIFANQAGLDMLETTLVALQDVTLDKIFNDSGRQALFSEFSKITQQGYAYLPAGICMSTMGRHASFDQAIIWKVVEEEENNVHCLALSFVNWSFM, via the exons ATGGCTATGGTGGCGCAACAACATAGCAGCAGCAGCATAAATAAGAATCTTGATTCAGGGAAGTATGCGCGGTACACGGCGGAGCAAGTGGAAGCCTTGGAGAGACTATATTTGGAGTGCCCCAAACCCAGCTCTCTACGCAGGCAGCAGCTGATTCGAGAATGCCCCATTCTTTCAAATATCGAGCCTAAGCAGATTAAAGTGTGGTTCCAAAACCGCAG GTGCCGAGAAAAACAGAGAAAAGAATCCACTGGACTTCAGAGTGTGAACAGAAAATTGAGTGCTATGAACAAGCTTTTGATGGAGGAAAATGATCGCCTCCAGAAGCAGGTGTCGCAGTTAGTATCCGAGAATGGGCATATGCGACATCAATTGCAAAGT TCATCCATGGTGACCACAGATGCAAGTTCTGAGTCCGCTGGTGATAAACCCCAGCATCCTCTCAAAGATGCTAATAACCCTGCTGG ACTCCTTTCTATTGCGGAAGACACCTTGGCAGAGTTCCTTTCAAAGGCTACTGGAACTGCTGTCGATTGGGTTCAGATGCCTGGGATGAAG CCTGGTCCGGATTCAGTTGGGATCTTTGCCATTTCACGTAATTGTAGTGGAGTGGCTGCTCGAGCCTGTGGTCTTGTCAATTTAGAACCTATAAAG ATTATGGAGATCCTTAAAGATCGTCCATCTTGGTTACGAGATTGTCGAGGGCTTGAGGTTTTTACGGTGTTTCCTGCAGGAAATGGAGGAACCATTGAGCTCTTGTATACACAG ACCTATTCTCTGACTACTCTAGCTCCGGCTCGTGATTTTTGGACTCTTAGATACACAACCACATTGGAAAATGGCAGTCTTGTG GTATGTGAGAGGTCACTTTCTGGAACTGGGGCTTCTCCTAACGCATCTGTTGCATCACAGTTTGTAAGAGCTGAAATGCTTCCATCTGGATATTTGATCCGGCCATGTGAAGGTGGAGGATCGATCATTCACATTGTAGATCACCTTGATCTAAAG GCATGGAGTGTGCCTGAGGTGCTCCGACCTCTTTATGAATCATCTAAAGTTCTAGCTCAGAAAATGACAATTGCG GCATTGAAGTATATTCGGCAGATAGCCCAGGAGACAAGTGGTGGTGAGGCTATGGTTAGTCTTGGGAGGCAACCAGCTGTTCTCCGCACTTTCAGCCAGAGGTTAAGCAG AGGCTTTAATGATGCGATTAATATGTTCAATGAAGATGGTTGGTCGTTTTTAAACGGTGACGGTGCTGAAGATGTAGTGGTTGCAATATGTCAGTCCAAAAATCTGAACAGCGATTCGAATACTCTTTCTTTTACCGGAGGCGTTCTTTGTGTAAAAGCATCTATGCTACTTCAG AATGTCCCACCTGCAGTTCTGGTTCGGTTTTTGAGGGAGCACCGGTCAGAATGGGCAGACTTTAACATGGACGCCTATACTGCTGCCTCTTTGAAAGCAAGCACATACGCATATCCAGGAATGAGGCCTACACGATTCAATGGAAGCCAAATAATCATGCCACTTGGTCACACAATTGAACAGGAAGAG ATGCTTGAAGTTGTTCGATTGGAAGGACACTCCTTTACCCATGAAGATGCATTTTTGTCCAGGGATATTCATCTTCTTCAG ATATGCAGTGGAGTTGATGAGAATGCAGTGGGAGCCTGCTCTGAGCTCGTTTTTGCTCTGATTGATGAGATGTTTCCGGATGATGCATCATTGTTGCCTTCTGGTTTTCGCATAATTCCACTCGATCCAAAACCA GATGCATCGACTTCTCACAAAACTCTCAATTTGACTTCTAATCTCGGTGTTGGACCTGCTACAAGCCGTGTTGCCGAAAATGCTGCATCATCGTACAATGCACGGTCAGTGTTGACCATTGCTTTCCAATTCCCATTCGAGAGCAATTTGCAGGTCAATGTTGCAAATATGGCACGCCAATACCTTCGCAGCGTGATTTCGTCTGTGCAGAGGGTTGCCATGGCCATATCTCCATCAGGATTGAGTCCTACAGTCAGGCCAAAGCTATCTTCTAGCTCTCCTGAAGCTCTAGCACTTGCCTGTTGGATCTGCCAGAGCTATAG GTACTATGTAGGGGCCGATTTGTTGAAAGAGGACTCCATTAATCGTGAATCAGTACTAAAGACACTTTGGCTTCACCAAGATGCCATTTTATGTTGCTCATTGAAG GCTCTTCCAGTGTTTATATTTGCTAACCAGGCAGGACTAGACATGCTGGAGACCACTCTGGTTGCTTTGCAAGATGTCACACTGGACAAGATCTTCAATGACTCTGGTCGCCAGGCATTGTTTTCCGAATTTTCTAAGATTACGCAACAG GGATACGCATACTTGCCTGCTGGTATCTGCATGTCGACTATGGGACGTCATGCATCGTTTGATCAAGCAATCATATGGAAAGTTGTCGAGGAAGAAGAAAACAATGTTCACTGCCTAGCTCTCTCTTTCGTGAATTGGTCCTTCATGTGA